In a genomic window of Gloeocapsopsis dulcis:
- a CDS encoding calcium-binding protein, translating into MSFNQIKGNNRNNTLNGTEYNDKILGLDGHDYLYGNGGDDYLDGGKHNDYLDGGYGSDTLYGGKGNDTLYAGYDYSYNFLDGGEGHDYMVGGYGYDVLYGGKGKDTLDGYDGDDYLDGGKDNDYLYGGYGNDYLDGGKDNDYLNGGYGDDYLYGDQGKDTLNGYGGGTEYDTLTGGTGADTFVLGDYWSTYYQGSDYATITDFSYLEGDKIQLSGSVARSNYSLEYTDWTGNGVTDTLVKYGADVIGVVQDTTSPVLSLDFTYA; encoded by the coding sequence ATGTCTTTCAATCAAATCAAGGGCAACAACAGAAACAACACCTTAAATGGCACAGAATACAACGACAAAATTTTAGGTCTTGACGGTCATGATTACTTATATGGTAATGGTGGCGATGACTACCTCGATGGCGGTAAACATAACGATTACCTCGATGGCGGTTATGGTTCGGATACCTTGTATGGTGGTAAAGGTAATGACACTTTATATGCTGGCTACGACTACAGCTACAACTTTTTAGATGGTGGCGAAGGTCATGATTACATGGTTGGTGGTTATGGCTACGACGTCCTTTATGGTGGTAAAGGTAAAGATACTCTTGATGGTTATGATGGTGACGACTATTTAGATGGTGGTAAGGATAACGACTATCTTTATGGCGGTTACGGTAACGACTATTTAGATGGTGGTAAAGACAATGACTATCTAAATGGCGGCTATGGTGATGATTACCTATATGGCGATCAAGGTAAAGATACTCTCAATGGTTACGGTGGTGGTACAGAATACGATACTCTAACCGGTGGTACAGGGGCTGACACTTTTGTTTTGGGTGACTACTGGAGTACTTATTATCAGGGCAGTGACTATGCCACAATTACAGACTTCTCTTACTTGGAAGGAGATAAAATTCAACTTTCGGGTTCAGTTGCAAGAAGTAACTACTCGCTTGAATACACTGACTGGACTGGTAATGGCGTTACAGATACCTTAGTTAAGTATGGTGCAGATGTGATTGGTGTTGTACAAGATACTACTAGCCCAGTTTTATCTCTCGACTTTACATATGCCTAA
- a CDS encoding DUF1822 family protein, with protein MTFDSLLAAANPRQLWLEISPDDQSQAWQRQDFTPSSRWNAYLNHITLNTFISWLQIEYAPPAKVFPNRAALASIWEFVNGVAIVWGTTKIVLIPSETIDTDELRVPQEWIDIPEWTADYYLGVQVNSDDGWIRVWGYTTHLQLKTRGYYDASDRTYSLDEDELITDINVLWVAQQLGVREETRSAISPLAIPQPQAENLIQRLGNPEIITPRLEIPFTLWGAILAHGGWRQRLYERRQGLPDQWSILQWLRSGISDVAQQIGWQQVELQPSFARSRSLELTPSSAVLSRQLVIAGQQYELRIIQHPEQQWRFELRNTSAGALIPGGFKLRLLTEDLQGFDNNEDIATAAVEQLFVEVTLEPGEGIVWEIEPTPENYEREILRF; from the coding sequence ATGACTTTCGATTCGTTACTGGCAGCGGCTAACCCTAGACAATTATGGCTCGAAATCTCTCCTGACGATCAGTCTCAAGCTTGGCAACGTCAGGACTTCACTCCTAGTAGTCGCTGGAACGCTTATTTAAATCACATTACGCTCAATACTTTTATATCGTGGCTGCAAATAGAATACGCCCCGCCAGCCAAAGTTTTTCCTAATCGGGCGGCTTTAGCGAGTATTTGGGAATTCGTCAACGGTGTAGCTATTGTTTGGGGAACAACAAAAATAGTTCTGATCCCTAGCGAAACAATTGACACGGATGAATTACGCGTACCGCAAGAATGGATTGATATCCCAGAATGGACAGCAGATTATTACTTGGGAGTGCAAGTCAATTCTGACGATGGTTGGATCAGAGTTTGGGGATACACGACACATCTGCAACTCAAGACAAGGGGATATTATGATGCAAGCGATCGCACTTATAGTTTAGATGAAGATGAACTGATTACAGATATTAATGTTCTCTGGGTAGCACAGCAACTAGGCGTTAGAGAAGAGACAAGAAGTGCAATCTCACCTTTAGCAATACCACAACCACAAGCAGAAAATTTAATTCAGCGTTTGGGCAATCCTGAGATTATTACACCACGACTTGAGATTCCATTTACCCTTTGGGGGGCAATACTTGCCCATGGTGGATGGCGACAGCGCTTGTACGAACGCCGTCAAGGACTACCAGATCAATGGTCAATTTTACAGTGGTTGCGATCGGGGATTTCTGATGTGGCGCAACAAATTGGTTGGCAACAAGTAGAACTTCAACCGAGTTTCGCGCGATCGCGTTCCTTAGAACTTACACCCTCATCTGCTGTGTTATCTCGTCAACTCGTCATTGCAGGGCAACAATATGAGTTACGCATAATCCAACATCCTGAACAACAATGGCGCTTTGAATTAAGAAATACCTCTGCAGGTGCTTTAATTCCTGGAGGCTTCAAATTAAGACTGCTAACCGAAGACTTACAAGGGTTTGATAATAATGAAGATATAGCTACAGCAGCAGTCGAACAGCTATTTGTCGAAGTCACACTTGAACCTGGAGAAGGAATTGTCTGGGAAATTGAACCTACCCCAGAAAACTACGAAAGAGAAATTTTAAGGTTTTAG
- the mug gene encoding G/U mismatch-specific DNA glycosylase, with protein sequence MGRQVVQRKPTPEEIIAATGKTVPDIIAPNLRVLFCGINPSVYSAAVGHHFARPGNRFWRSLHAAGFTERLLSPFEDRDLLQFGYGLTNIVDRATARADQLESEELIQGQQQLIAKVQQYRPRCLAILGISAYRTAFNRPKAAIGKQDESLHDAIVWVLPNPSGLNAHYQLADLQRVYRELLVAI encoded by the coding sequence ATGGGTAGACAAGTTGTGCAGCGCAAACCCACACCAGAAGAAATTATTGCCGCAACGGGGAAGACGGTTCCAGATATTATTGCCCCGAATTTGCGTGTTTTGTTTTGTGGTATTAATCCTAGCGTTTATAGTGCAGCAGTCGGACATCACTTTGCGCGTCCAGGAAATCGCTTTTGGCGATCGCTACATGCAGCAGGTTTTACCGAACGATTACTCTCTCCCTTTGAAGATCGCGACTTGTTACAATTTGGCTATGGTTTAACAAACATTGTTGATCGCGCAACGGCAAGAGCCGATCAATTAGAATCTGAAGAACTTATTCAAGGTCAACAACAGCTAATCGCTAAGGTACAGCAGTATCGACCACGGTGTCTAGCTATTTTGGGTATCAGTGCTTATCGCACTGCGTTTAATCGTCCCAAAGCTGCGATCGGGAAACAGGATGAGTCCTTACATGATGCGATTGTTTGGGTATTACCCAACCCTAGTGGGTTAAATGCCCATTATCAACTTGCAGATCTCCAACGAGTGTATCGAGAATTGCTCGTCGCGATTTAA
- a CDS encoding sigma-70 family RNA polymerase sigma factor: MRSRQDIVEIFSSFIQFNADRFSNWVTEPKLRRSMQNSLIQSPQATTKENFWALYWYKLWLAQPESLAFGHLYAYLQEAGYWAAQNIVTNFTSSQHTLADCFQMAITKVDKILQGFNSQQGFNLKNYASAIFTSTIKETLRQRQEVDICTDWSLLRKLSHKRLEEALQNAGLSPEKIASYLLAWNCFKTIYVPIQAGATRQLAKPDSVTWEAIAKLYNSQNPSTKIHQAETLEQWMLACAKAARSYLYPTVASINTPKPGQDSGEWLDNLPELQGESLLTNIITQEEIQNRQTQYKQISEVLVAVIAKLDVQAQQILKLYYGEALTQQQMAAQLDIKQYTISRRLTKCREELLKALAQWSQDLHISLTSDVLKNISAVLDEWLQGHYSQTELKSSRE; the protein is encoded by the coding sequence ATGCGTTCTCGTCAAGATATTGTTGAGATTTTCTCGTCTTTTATCCAGTTCAATGCCGATCGCTTTAGCAATTGGGTGACTGAACCTAAACTGCGACGGAGTATGCAAAATTCTTTGATTCAATCGCCGCAAGCTACAACTAAGGAAAACTTCTGGGCGCTTTATTGGTATAAACTGTGGCTAGCACAACCTGAAAGTCTGGCGTTTGGGCATCTATATGCTTACTTGCAAGAAGCTGGTTATTGGGCGGCGCAAAATATTGTGACGAATTTTACGAGTAGCCAACATACGCTAGCAGATTGTTTTCAAATGGCGATCACTAAAGTTGATAAAATTCTCCAAGGCTTTAACTCGCAGCAAGGCTTTAACCTCAAAAACTACGCCAGTGCGATCTTTACTAGCACAATCAAAGAAACCCTCCGCCAGCGTCAAGAAGTCGATATTTGCACCGATTGGAGTTTACTGCGCAAGCTGAGTCATAAACGACTAGAAGAAGCATTGCAAAATGCGGGATTATCGCCAGAAAAAATTGCCAGTTACCTTCTCGCGTGGAATTGCTTCAAAACGATCTATGTTCCGATACAAGCAGGTGCAACGCGACAACTTGCAAAACCTGACTCAGTAACGTGGGAAGCGATCGCCAAACTATATAATTCTCAAAACCCCAGTACAAAAATACATCAGGCAGAGACACTAGAACAATGGATGCTAGCGTGTGCAAAAGCTGCGCGTTCTTATCTTTATCCCACAGTCGCTTCGATTAATACTCCCAAGCCAGGACAAGATTCCGGTGAATGGCTGGATAACTTACCCGAATTGCAAGGCGAATCTTTACTTACCAATATCATTACGCAAGAAGAAATACAAAATAGACAGACGCAGTACAAGCAAATCAGTGAGGTGTTAGTTGCAGTGATCGCCAAACTCGATGTGCAAGCACAACAGATATTGAAACTCTACTATGGTGAAGCACTCACGCAACAACAAATGGCTGCCCAGTTAGATATCAAACAGTATACAATTTCTCGGCGATTGACAAAATGTCGAGAAGAATTATTAAAAGCACTTGCACAGTGGAGTCAAGATTTGCATATTTCGCTAACTTCCGACGTACTAAAAAATATCAGCGCAGTTCTAGACGAGTGGCTGCAAGGTCACTATAGCCAAACTGAACTGAAATCTTCAAGGGAGTAA
- a CDS encoding CHAT domain-containing protein: protein MPAKYPQIIWAAALTPLVILSSSIPPVIAAVNQTQISATANANAIQLMQQGINFYQAEQFAAAVKVLQQAVQAFRTEGNTLHQAQALNYLSLVYQELGQWTPATQAIAESLQLLQPQHKSREYLPILAQSLNTQGHLQLAQGQAEKALETWQQAATTYNKIGDRTGSIGSQINQVQALKALGLYRRALTSLNSVKQILQQEPDLLIKTTGLRSLGNVLQVIGDLPQSETVLRESLVAAQKMRSPQNESAALLSLGNTSRAQQNLQNALSYYQQATSVTNSPHQKIQAQLNQLSLLLETQQLSDAQALLPEIQSLLTQIPLSRTAVNSRINLVQSLICLKQQEGQISVQSSPIVQQCATGEVREKTQELSSVPSWSEIGQLLATAVQQARTLQDQRAEAQALGYLGGLYQQTQQWSDAQKLTEQALLLAQTINASDIAYRWQWQLGRLLNATGKTQKAIASYTDAVSSLKALRNDLVGINPELQFSFRDSVEPVYRELVSLLLQSPSTASQKNLAQARDAIEALQVAEIENFFRTACLDTQPVQIDQVDQAAAVIYPIILGDRLEVIVSLPKQPLRHYATPLSANRVESIVEGLRQTVFTQTSRRYLPFAAEVYNWLIRPVAADLEKTGVKTIVFVLDGAMRNIPMAALYDGKQYLVEKYSIALTPGLQLLDPQPLARERLKALTAGLTEARESFAALPNVKLELEQIQSEVPSRVLLNQEFTTNTLQNEVQSSPVPVVHLATHGQFSSKAEETFILSWDSAIDVNQLNTILRSRGNNRQNAIELLVLSACETVAGDKRAALGLAGMAVRAGARSTLATLWSVSDFATASLMGQFYQEYANTSVTKAEALRRAQQTLLKDPKYEHPYFWAAYVLVGNWL from the coding sequence ATGCCTGCTAAATATCCACAAATAATTTGGGCTGCTGCACTGACTCCTCTAGTCATATTGAGTTCTTCTATACCTCCTGTTATAGCTGCAGTAAATCAAACGCAAATATCAGCTACCGCAAACGCCAATGCCATCCAACTGATGCAGCAAGGTATTAATTTTTACCAGGCTGAACAGTTCGCCGCAGCAGTAAAAGTATTACAACAAGCCGTGCAAGCGTTTCGTACTGAAGGCAATACACTGCATCAAGCCCAAGCGTTAAATTATCTTTCCTTGGTTTATCAAGAACTCGGACAGTGGACGCCAGCAACACAAGCGATCGCCGAAAGTTTACAACTCTTGCAACCTCAGCACAAATCTAGAGAATATTTACCCATACTAGCCCAGTCTTTGAATACTCAAGGACACCTCCAACTTGCACAAGGACAAGCTGAAAAAGCCTTAGAAACTTGGCAACAAGCTGCAACAACTTACAACAAAATAGGCGATCGCACTGGGAGTATTGGTAGCCAAATTAACCAAGTACAAGCCCTCAAAGCATTAGGACTTTATCGCCGTGCTTTAACTAGCCTCAATTCAGTTAAACAAATCCTGCAACAAGAACCAGATTTGTTAATTAAAACAACAGGTTTGCGGAGTTTGGGGAATGTGCTGCAAGTGATTGGCGATCTACCGCAATCTGAAACAGTTTTACGCGAAAGTTTAGTCGCCGCCCAAAAAATGCGATCGCCTCAAAACGAAAGTGCGGCTTTACTCAGCCTTGGTAATACATCACGCGCCCAACAGAACTTGCAAAATGCGCTTTCTTACTATCAACAAGCCACTAGCGTCACAAATTCTCCTCATCAAAAAATCCAAGCGCAACTTAATCAACTAAGTCTGTTATTAGAAACGCAACAATTGTCAGATGCACAAGCATTACTACCAGAGATTCAGAGTTTATTAACTCAAATTCCCCTCAGTCGTACCGCAGTCAATAGCCGGATTAATTTAGTTCAAAGTCTCATTTGTTTGAAGCAACAGGAGGGACAAATATCGGTGCAATCTTCCCCAATTGTGCAGCAGTGTGCAACTGGAGAAGTGAGAGAAAAAACACAAGAATTATCTTCAGTTCCTTCTTGGTCAGAAATTGGGCAGCTTCTAGCAACAGCAGTACAACAAGCTCGAACCTTACAAGATCAACGTGCTGAAGCTCAAGCACTTGGCTACTTAGGAGGATTATACCAGCAAACGCAACAATGGTCTGATGCGCAAAAACTCACCGAACAAGCCTTGTTACTTGCCCAAACAATTAATGCCTCAGATATCGCCTATCGTTGGCAATGGCAACTTGGTCGCTTACTTAATGCTACAGGTAAAACGCAAAAAGCGATCGCATCTTACACTGATGCTGTCAGTAGTCTCAAGGCTTTACGGAATGACTTAGTTGGGATTAACCCCGAATTACAATTTTCGTTTCGCGATAGTGTCGAACCTGTGTATCGCGAGTTAGTCAGTTTACTATTACAATCTCCATCCACAGCAAGTCAAAAGAATCTCGCGCAAGCAAGGGATGCGATCGAAGCGCTACAAGTCGCTGAAATTGAAAACTTCTTTCGTACCGCGTGTTTAGATACTCAACCAGTACAAATCGATCAGGTGGATCAAGCTGCTGCGGTGATCTATCCGATTATTTTAGGCGATCGTTTAGAAGTTATCGTATCACTTCCCAAACAACCGCTACGCCACTATGCTACACCCTTAAGTGCAAACCGCGTAGAAAGTATCGTCGAAGGATTACGTCAAACCGTATTCACACAGACATCGCGCAGATATTTACCCTTTGCCGCTGAAGTATATAACTGGTTAATTCGCCCTGTGGCTGCTGACTTAGAAAAAACTGGCGTGAAAACGATCGTCTTCGTTTTGGATGGGGCGATGCGCAATATTCCCATGGCGGCGCTGTATGACGGTAAACAGTATCTGGTAGAAAAATACAGTATTGCACTGACTCCTGGTTTGCAACTCCTCGATCCTCAACCGCTAGCTAGAGAAAGACTTAAAGCCCTAACGGCAGGACTTACCGAAGCCCGCGAAAGCTTTGCGGCGCTTCCCAATGTAAAACTTGAACTCGAACAAATTCAATCTGAAGTACCGAGTCGCGTTCTCCTCAATCAGGAATTTACAACAAATACGCTGCAAAACGAAGTTCAATCTTCTCCAGTTCCGGTGGTACATCTGGCAACTCACGGACAATTTAGTTCTAAAGCCGAGGAGACATTTATTCTTAGTTGGGATAGCGCAATTGATGTCAATCAGTTAAATACTATTCTGCGTAGTAGAGGTAATAATCGGCAAAATGCGATTGAATTACTCGTTCTCAGTGCTTGCGAGACAGTCGCCGGAGATAAACGCGCTGCGTTAGGACTTGCTGGTATGGCTGTACGCGCTGGCGCTCGTAGTACACTGGCAACACTGTGGTCTGTCAGTGACTTTGCTACAGCTTCGCTGATGGGACAATTTTACCAAGAGTATGCTAACACTAGTGTCACCAAAGCTGAAGCCCTACGTCGCGCACAACAAACTTTATTGAAAGATCCTAAATACGAGCATCCCTACTTCTGGGCAGCGTATGTTTTAGTAGGCAATTGGTTGTAA
- a CDS encoding calcium-binding protein → MPYLRINPMSPGHRSASEDVDSLNDYNITFEDQQDISKYITSGIPIQIYNTEPPFPDSTDTIVLEIDETAGFGFASETFTFSEKQVPIGTKYIDTTISLVDKGTIKTAIVIIEDRNGPAPIAGNDRNNSLYGNDRNNLIYAKNGNDLVSARKGNDTLYGGAGADTLYGGLGSDELYGGSGNDKQFGDDGNDLLFGLDGNDSLNGGKGNDLLIGGRGKDTLIGGEGSDLLTGGKDNDVLTGGSGKDGFIFYSPQEGVDKITDFNYQEDLVIIDESGFSDLNVLPVLSDFSFINDILYFKGTSIASLQTGSGFELSSHIKIVDLSTSFNASDYYNLIDNITDV, encoded by the coding sequence ATGCCTTATTTAAGAATAAATCCAATGAGTCCAGGTCATCGCTCAGCAAGTGAAGACGTTGATTCACTAAACGACTACAATATAACGTTTGAAGATCAACAAGACATATCAAAATATATTACTTCGGGTATACCAATACAAATTTATAATACCGAGCCTCCCTTCCCTGACAGTACTGATACAATCGTACTTGAAATTGATGAAACTGCTGGTTTCGGATTTGCATCTGAAACTTTTACTTTTAGTGAAAAACAAGTACCAATAGGTACTAAGTATATTGACACAACAATTTCATTGGTAGATAAGGGGACGATTAAAACTGCCATTGTTATTATTGAGGATCGTAACGGACCTGCACCTATTGCAGGCAATGACAGAAATAATTCATTGTATGGTAATGACAGAAACAACTTGATCTACGCCAAAAACGGTAACGATCTTGTATCTGCAAGAAAGGGCAATGATACTCTTTATGGTGGTGCTGGTGCTGATACTCTCTATGGTGGTTTGGGGAGTGATGAACTCTATGGTGGTTCTGGTAATGACAAGCAATTTGGCGATGATGGAAATGACTTACTGTTTGGTTTAGACGGTAATGATTCACTAAATGGTGGTAAAGGTAATGACCTGTTAATAGGTGGGAGGGGAAAGGACACCCTAATAGGAGGTGAAGGTTCCGACCTTCTTACAGGAGGGAAAGACAATGATGTTCTTACTGGTGGTTCTGGTAAAGATGGATTTATATTTTATTCTCCCCAAGAAGGTGTAGATAAAATTACAGACTTTAATTATCAAGAGGATCTAGTTATAATAGATGAATCAGGATTCTCAGACCTAAATGTATTACCTGTACTAAGTGATTTTTCATTTATTAATGATATTTTGTACTTCAAGGGAACTTCTATAGCTTCACTACAAACTGGTTCTGGTTTCGAGCTTAGTTCTCATATCAAAATTGTTGACTTATCAACATCGTTTAACGCTTCAGACTATTACAACCTGATAGATAATATAACAGATGTATAA
- a CDS encoding IS200/IS605 family accessory protein TnpB-related protein encodes MANSIVRTDRWQLNPTPKQHEFLEATVNEYRAFCKALSYVVMGHWTEIAGSSSRCAAVERLIHKTSSNPNPKYQYFQKRFYKFPSYLRRAAIEFVLGQVSSFLTRYYDWQSGNRASIDALPPRFNPKAGCYPALYRGQCIKFDSEFNVAEIKVWNGSDWVWGKVQITQLRQRHLLSHAKGLSPSLIVKNGRAHLSVPFKLHPKKLSGDVVCAVDVGINTTATATIVSSDGTVIQSAFLHRGGDIDRRDKVLGQIRRKAKLTKKLHKGFCKGLYRRARGINHNMAQHISKEIVQFALSFGASVIVFENLKDWKPSCGKKRSTLKQRFHGWLHRLLVQLTQNKFVEVGGKVELVYPRGTSSWAYDGSGQLKRTKANYALATFQNGKRYNADLNGSSNIAARYWAYKLKLAYRNGRQLLSSKSSGSKSRMPIVLSHLWDLDATLHLLDRSVEHSLARKVY; translated from the coding sequence ATGGCTAATTCAATTGTACGCACAGACCGATGGCAGTTAAACCCAACTCCAAAACAACACGAGTTTCTGGAGGCGACGGTGAACGAATATCGCGCTTTCTGTAAAGCTCTGTCTTATGTGGTCATGGGTCACTGGACGGAGATTGCAGGCTCTTCGAGTCGTTGTGCGGCAGTTGAAAGGCTAATTCACAAAACTAGCTCCAACCCGAATCCCAAATATCAGTATTTCCAAAAACGGTTTTATAAGTTCCCGTCTTACCTGCGCCGAGCGGCTATCGAGTTCGTTTTGGGGCAGGTTTCTTCATTTTTGACTCGCTACTATGATTGGCAGTCGGGCAATCGCGCATCTATAGATGCACTACCCCCAAGATTCAACCCAAAAGCGGGCTGTTATCCTGCTTTGTATCGAGGGCAATGTATCAAGTTTGATAGTGAGTTTAATGTTGCTGAGATTAAAGTTTGGAACGGCTCAGACTGGGTGTGGGGCAAGGTTCAAATTACCCAATTGCGGCAACGTCATTTGTTGTCTCACGCTAAGGGATTGTCACCCTCACTGATTGTCAAAAATGGCAGGGCGCATCTATCCGTTCCATTCAAACTGCATCCCAAGAAACTATCAGGAGATGTCGTATGTGCGGTGGATGTGGGCATCAATACAACTGCAACTGCTACTATTGTTAGCAGCGACGGCACTGTAATCCAGAGCGCATTCTTGCATCGAGGGGGAGACATAGACCGTCGCGACAAAGTATTAGGGCAGATTCGACGCAAGGCGAAGTTAACCAAGAAACTGCACAAAGGTTTCTGCAAGGGACTGTACCGCCGCGCTAGGGGCATCAATCACAATATGGCACAGCACATTTCAAAAGAGATTGTGCAATTTGCGCTCAGTTTTGGCGCGTCTGTAATTGTGTTTGAAAACCTGAAAGATTGGAAGCCTTCATGCGGCAAGAAGCGTTCTACTCTCAAGCAACGGTTTCATGGTTGGCTGCATCGATTATTGGTGCAACTAACCCAAAACAAGTTTGTCGAAGTGGGTGGAAAGGTGGAATTAGTCTACCCGCGTGGTACATCGTCATGGGCGTATGATGGTTCTGGTCAACTGAAACGCACTAAAGCCAACTATGCACTAGCTACTTTCCAGAATGGAAAACGCTATAACGCTGATCTTAACGGCTCCTCTAATATTGCTGCCCGCTACTGGGCGTATAAGCTAAAACTGGCGTACAGAAATGGTCGTCAGTTACTTTCCAGCAAAAGTTCTGGAAGTAAATCGAGAATGCCGATTGTCTTGTCTCACTTGTGGGATTTGGACGCTACGCTTCATCTTTTAGATAGAAGCGTAGAGCATTCACTCGCAAGAAAAGTATATTGA